In the genome of Urocitellus parryii isolate mUroPar1 chromosome 7, mUroPar1.hap1, whole genome shotgun sequence, the window GTCAGGTAGCTGATGAATTCTGGGTGCAGTAGTTTGAATTTACTGGCAGAGGCTTCCGGTCCAAAATAGGTGTGAGGCCTAGGACCCACGATAGAAGTGGACAGAGCGCCCGGAACCGTCGAAGGGCAAGGGGGAGAGCGAGGGGAAGAAGGTGGAGCTGAGGTTCCGGCGCTGGGAGCGGTAGTAGGGCCGGGGCTGCGAGTAGTAGCGCGAGAAGGGGGTGTAGAAGGTGGCGGGCAGCACGGTGGGCACCACGTGCGGCTTCCCTCGCAGCAGCACCTCGGTGGGCGGGGAGTAGGAGAGCGAGCTGGGCGGGATGAAGAGCGAGGGCGGCGTGGGGTAGGTGCAGGTGGTCTGCGGCGGGAGCGGgggcggcggcagcagcggcaGGTAGAAGGAGTCGGGCATGGGCGGGGGCTCCCGGGCCTGGGTGCAGGGGAAGGTGCAGGGGAAGCACTGGTTCTGGGGGAGCGGTGATGTCGGCGGCTGGAAGAAGGAGGCCTCGTTGAGGAAGCGGGGCACGTAGGGAGCGATGCAGGACGGGATGCTCGGGGCCGAGGGCCCGATGTAGGAGGACGAGGGCACCGGGCTTTGGTAGGGGGACTTGCCCACCGGCACCGAGGGGGTCAGGGAAGGGTTTCTAGAGAGGGACTTAAAGCCAGACAGGGAGGGGGATTTGGAGGCCGGTGGAGTCCGGACCACATGTTGGATGTGAGGA includes:
- the LOC144255833 gene encoding uncharacterized protein LOC144255833, which produces MSSPSHTPNPSPTQSPSQSRSNHIVLPSSQQPYPSPAGSLPPASPTRGSSSRPPSHPATPNTSQPSSRTSSLTPSPHIQHVVRTPPASKSPSLSGFKSLSRNPSLTPSVPVGKSPYQSPVPSSSYIGPSAPSIPSCIAPYVPRFLNEASFFQPPTSPLPQNQCFPCTFPCTQAREPPPMPDSFYLPLLPPPPLPPQTTCTYPTPPSLFIPPSSLSYSPPTEVLLRGKPHVVPTVLPATFYTPFSRYYSQPRPYYRSQRRNLSSTFFPSLSPLPFDGSGRSVHFYRGS